The following proteins are encoded in a genomic region of Streptococcus constellatus subsp. constellatus:
- the arcC gene encoding carbamate kinase: MANRKIVVALGGNAILSSDPSAKAQQEALAETASHLVKLIKNGDDLIITHGNGPQVGNLLLQHLAADSEKNPAFPLDSLVAMTEGSIGYWLQNALQNALHEEGIEKEVASVVTQVVVDKNDPAFINLSKPIGPFYTEEEAKAEAEKSGATFKEDAGRGWRKVVASPKPVGIKEIETIRTLINAGHVVVAAGGGGIPVIKEDNGHLAGVEAVIDKDFASQCLAELVEADLFIVLTGVDYVYVNYNKPDQAKLERVNVAQLEEYIKQNQFAPGSMLPKVQAAIAFVNDRPEGEAVITSLENLGALIESESGTIIEKG; the protein is encoded by the coding sequence ATGGCAAATCGTAAAATCGTTGTGGCTTTGGGAGGGAATGCCATCCTTTCATCTGATCCATCAGCAAAAGCACAACAAGAAGCATTAGCAGAAACAGCAAGTCATCTTGTAAAACTGATTAAAAATGGTGATGACTTGATTATCACTCACGGAAATGGACCGCAAGTTGGAAATCTTTTGTTGCAACATTTAGCAGCAGATTCTGAAAAAAATCCAGCATTTCCGTTAGATTCGCTTGTTGCAATGACAGAAGGAAGTATTGGCTATTGGTTGCAAAACGCTCTACAAAATGCACTTCATGAAGAAGGAATTGAAAAAGAAGTTGCTTCTGTTGTGACACAAGTAGTGGTTGATAAAAATGACCCTGCTTTCATAAATTTAAGCAAACCAATCGGACCATTCTACACAGAAGAAGAAGCAAAAGCAGAAGCTGAAAAGAGCGGAGCTACTTTCAAAGAGGATGCTGGACGTGGCTGGAGAAAAGTAGTTGCGTCACCAAAACCAGTTGGAATTAAAGAAATTGAAACCATTCGTACACTCATCAATGCAGGACACGTCGTTGTGGCTGCTGGTGGTGGCGGTATTCCCGTCATCAAGGAAGACAATGGTCATCTTGCAGGCGTAGAAGCAGTAATTGACAAAGACTTTGCTTCACAATGTCTGGCGGAATTGGTCGAAGCAGATCTCTTCATCGTTTTGACCGGTGTAGATTATGTCTATGTCAACTACAATAAACCAGATCAAGCCAAGTTAGAGCGTGTCAATGTAGCTCAGTTGGAAGAATACATCAAGCAAAATCAATTTGCCCCAGGAAGTATGTTACCTAAAGTGCAAGCAGCTATTGCCTTTGTAAATGATCGACCAGAAGGTGAAGCGGTCATTACTTCTCTTGAAAACTTAGGCGCTTTAATTGAGTCTGAAAGCGGAACGATTATTGAAAAAGGATAA
- the argF gene encoding ornithine carbamoyltransferase — protein MTNSVFQGRSFLAEKDFTRAELEYLIGLAAHLKDLKKRNIEHHYLAGKNIALLFEKTSTRTRAAFTTAAIDLGAHPEYLGANDIQLGKKESTEDTAKVLGRMFDGIEFRGFSQRMVEELAEFSGVPVWNGLTDEWHPTQMLADYLTVQENFGRLEGLTLVYCGDGRNNVANSLLVTGAILGVNVHIFSPKELFPAEDIVKLAEGYAKESGAHVLITDNADEAVKGADVLYTDVWVSMGEEDKFAERVALLKPYQVNMDLIKKADNEDLIFLHCLPAFHDTNTVYGKDVAEKFGVEEMEVTDEVFRSKYARQFDQAENRMHTIKAVMAATLGNLYIPKV, from the coding sequence ATGACAAACTCAGTGTTCCAAGGACGCAGCTTCTTGGCAGAAAAAGATTTTACACGTGCAGAATTAGAATATCTTATTGGTTTAGCAGCTCACTTGAAAGATTTGAAGAAACGCAATATTGAACATCATTATCTAGCAGGTAAAAATATTGCTCTCTTGTTTGAAAAAACGTCAACTCGTACTCGTGCAGCTTTCACAACGGCAGCAATTGATCTTGGTGCTCATCCAGAATACTTAGGAGCTAACGACATTCAGCTTGGCAAGAAAGAATCTACTGAAGATACAGCTAAAGTATTGGGACGTATGTTTGACGGGATTGAATTCCGTGGATTTAGCCAACGTATGGTAGAAGAACTAGCAGAATTCTCAGGTGTTCCTGTATGGAATGGCTTGACAGACGAATGGCATCCAACTCAAATGTTAGCTGACTATTTGACAGTTCAAGAAAACTTTGGTCGTTTGGAAGGCTTGACTCTTGTCTACTGTGGTGACGGACGCAATAACGTTGCAAACAGTCTCCTTGTAACAGGTGCTATCCTCGGTGTAAATGTTCATATCTTTTCTCCAAAAGAACTCTTCCCAGCTGAAGATATTGTGAAATTGGCAGAAGGATATGCGAAAGAAAGTGGCGCACATGTCTTAATTACTGACAATGCAGATGAAGCTGTTAAAGGTGCGGATGTCCTTTACACAGACGTTTGGGTATCTATGGGTGAAGAAGACAAATTTGCAGAACGTGTCGCACTTTTGAAACCTTATCAAGTAAATATGGATTTGATTAAGAAAGCTGACAATGAAGATTTGATCTTCTTGCACTGCTTACCAGCTTTCCATGATACAAATACTGTTTATGGTAAAGATGTTGCTGAAAAATTCGGCGTTGAAGAAATGGAAGTAACTGACGAAGTATTCCGCAGCAAATACGCTCGCCAATTTGACCAAGCTGAAAACCGTATGCATACTATTAAAGCAGTTATGGCAGCAACTCTTGGAAACCTTTATATTCCAAAAGTATAA
- a CDS encoding YfcC family protein, with protein sequence MSEKAKKGFKMPSSYTVLMIIIAIMAVLTWIIPAGQYDADKAGNLITGTYKTVAQNPQGIWDVLMAPIRAMLGKEPTSAAIDVAFFILMVGGFLGVVNETGALDVGIASIVKKYKGREKMLILVLMPLFALGGSTYGMGEETMAFYPLLVPVMMAVGFDSLTAVAIILLGSQIGCLASTLNPFATGIASATAGVGTGDGIVLRLIFFVVMTALGTYFVYRYADKIQKDPTKSLVYSHREEDLKHFNVDAVANVESTLSKKQKQVLVLFVLTFVLMIMSFIPWTDLKVTIFESFNKWLVGLPFIGKIVGSSTSALGTWSFPEGAMLFMVMGIIIGFVYRMKESRFITVFINGAADLLSVALIVAVARGIQVIMNDGMITATILHWGEVGLKGLSSQVFIVLTYLFYLPMSFLIPSTSGLASATMGIMAPLGKFVNVQASLIITAYQSASGLLNLLTPTSGIVMGALALGRIELSTWWKFVAKLAAGIFVVSILLLILGTFL encoded by the coding sequence ATGAGTGAAAAAGCAAAAAAAGGGTTTAAGATGCCGTCATCTTATACCGTTTTGATGATTATCATTGCAATTATGGCTGTGTTGACCTGGATTATCCCAGCAGGTCAATACGATGCTGATAAAGCTGGTAATCTGATTACAGGAACTTACAAGACTGTTGCTCAAAATCCACAAGGGATTTGGGATGTCTTGATGGCTCCTATTCGTGCTATGCTTGGAAAAGAACCAACTTCAGCAGCGATTGATGTCGCTTTCTTTATCTTGATGGTTGGTGGTTTCCTTGGAGTAGTGAATGAAACAGGTGCCCTTGATGTAGGGATTGCTTCTATCGTCAAGAAGTACAAGGGTCGCGAAAAGATGTTGATTTTAGTCTTGATGCCTTTGTTTGCCCTTGGTGGATCAACTTATGGTATGGGTGAAGAAACCATGGCTTTCTATCCACTTCTTGTGCCAGTTATGATGGCAGTAGGATTTGATAGTTTGACTGCGGTGGCTATTATCCTTCTTGGTTCTCAAATTGGATGTTTGGCTTCTACTCTGAATCCATTTGCTACAGGTATAGCTTCTGCGACAGCAGGTGTAGGTACTGGTGACGGTATCGTTCTTCGGTTAATCTTCTTTGTTGTGATGACAGCTTTGGGTACTTATTTCGTATATCGTTATGCAGATAAGATTCAAAAAGATCCTACAAAATCTTTGGTTTACAGTCATCGTGAAGAAGATTTGAAGCACTTTAATGTAGATGCAGTTGCTAATGTAGAATCCACTCTTAGCAAGAAACAAAAACAAGTGTTGGTACTCTTTGTCTTGACCTTTGTTCTCATGATTATGAGTTTCATTCCATGGACAGACTTGAAGGTAACTATTTTTGAAAGTTTCAATAAATGGTTGGTTGGACTTCCGTTCATTGGTAAGATTGTTGGTAGTTCAACATCTGCTTTGGGTACCTGGTCCTTCCCAGAAGGGGCAATGCTCTTTATGGTAATGGGGATCATCATTGGTTTTGTTTACCGCATGAAAGAAAGCCGCTTTATCACTGTCTTTATCAATGGTGCGGCTGATCTTCTAAGTGTTGCGCTTATCGTAGCTGTTGCGCGTGGTATTCAAGTTATCATGAACGATGGTATGATTACTGCTACAATCCTTCACTGGGGTGAAGTAGGACTCAAGGGTCTATCATCTCAAGTATTCATTGTATTGACTTACCTATTCTATCTGCCAATGTCATTCCTTATCCCATCAACCTCTGGTCTTGCCAGTGCAACAATGGGTATCATGGCACCACTTGGAAAATTTGTCAATGTGCAAGCAAGCTTGATTATCACTGCTTACCAATCAGCTTCCGGTCTTTTGAACCTTCTTACTCCAACATCTGGTATCGTAATGGGAGCTCTTGCTCTTGGACGGATCGAATTGAGTACTTGGTGGAAATTCGTTGCAAAATTGGCTGCTGGAATCTTTGTAGTAAGTATCCTACTTCTTATTTTAGGAACGTTCTTATAA
- a CDS encoding arginine repressor: MNKIESRHRLIRSLVLEKKIHTQQELQDLLKANGVTVTQSTLSRDIKALNLVKVHEADISYYIINSMAPSRWEKRLRLYMEDALIMLRPVQHQVVMKTLPGLAQSFGSILDALEFSEIVATVCGDDVCLIICEDNQKAQDCFNKLKQFAPPFFFSKD; this comes from the coding sequence ATGAATAAAATTGAAAGCCGTCATCGACTCATTCGCTCACTTGTCCTAGAGAAAAAAATTCACACACAACAAGAATTACAAGATTTATTGAAAGCGAATGGCGTTACAGTGACGCAATCCACACTTTCTCGAGACATTAAAGCTTTGAACTTAGTAAAAGTACACGAAGCAGATATTTCTTATTACATTATCAATAGCATGGCACCTTCACGCTGGGAAAAACGCCTGCGTCTCTATATGGAAGATGCCTTGATTATGTTGCGTCCTGTTCAACATCAAGTTGTCATGAAAACTCTTCCTGGATTGGCACAATCATTCGGTTCTATCTTAGATGCTCTAGAATTTTCCGAAATTGTCGCAACGGTCTGCGGTGATGATGTCTGCTTGATTATCTGCGAGGACAATCAAAAAGCGCAAGATTGTTTTAACAAATTAAAACAATTTGCACCCCCATTCTTTTTCAGTAAAGATTAA
- a CDS encoding dipeptidase, whose protein sequence is MKQFLTEEIKSDYLESLKTIVSYPSVLNEGENGTPFGQSIQNVLEKMLEITRSLGFKTYIDPKGYYGYAEIGQGEELLAVLCHLDVVPAGDLSDWETPPFEATIKDGWIHGRGVQDDKGPSLAALYAVKALMDAGVTFNKRIRFIYGTDEETLWRCMARYNELEETATLGFAPDSSFPLTYAEKGLLQVKLHGSGSQELAIEAGEAFNVVPAKASYTGNLADSLEAELKKQAFEYERTADTVTVIGVPKHSKDAAEGVNAIVRLAMGLNPLVQHSTIQFMAEAVGEDATGSSLFGEISDEPSGTLSFNVSGLTINQDESEIRIDLRIPVLADKDKLVRELSQIAEKYQLRYEEFDYLAPLYVPLDSELVSTLMAVYKEKTNDNSPAVSSGGATFARTMSNCVAFGALFPGALQTEHQANERTVIDDLYKAMDIYAETIYRLTGK, encoded by the coding sequence ATGAAACAATTTTTAACCGAAGAAATTAAATCTGATTATTTAGAATCGCTGAAAACAATCGTTTCCTACCCGTCAGTTCTTAATGAAGGGGAAAATGGAACACCTTTCGGACAATCTATTCAAAACGTCTTAGAAAAAATGCTAGAGATCACTAGGAGTTTAGGTTTTAAAACTTACATTGATCCTAAAGGCTATTATGGATATGCAGAAATCGGTCAGGGAGAAGAACTCCTGGCCGTTCTCTGCCATTTAGACGTTGTTCCAGCGGGAGATTTGTCCGATTGGGAAACTCCTCCATTTGAAGCAACTATAAAAGATGGCTGGATACATGGACGCGGTGTTCAAGATGATAAAGGTCCGTCCCTAGCTGCACTTTATGCTGTTAAAGCATTGATGGATGCAGGTGTGACATTTAACAAGCGGATTCGTTTCATCTATGGTACAGACGAAGAAACTCTGTGGCGCTGTATGGCTCGTTACAATGAGCTGGAGGAAACAGCGACGCTTGGTTTTGCACCGGATTCTTCTTTCCCGCTGACCTATGCTGAAAAAGGTTTACTGCAGGTTAAGTTACATGGTTCAGGTTCGCAAGAACTTGCTATTGAAGCAGGAGAAGCTTTTAATGTTGTACCTGCAAAAGCAAGTTATACGGGAAATTTAGCAGATTCATTAGAAGCTGAATTGAAAAAACAGGCTTTTGAATACGAACGAACTGCAGATACAGTAACAGTCATTGGTGTCCCTAAGCATTCAAAAGATGCAGCTGAGGGAGTGAATGCTATTGTACGTTTGGCAATGGGGCTAAATCCACTTGTTCAACACTCTACTATTCAATTTATGGCTGAAGCAGTTGGTGAAGATGCTACAGGCAGCAGCTTGTTTGGTGAAATTTCAGATGAGCCTTCAGGAACGTTGTCGTTCAATGTTTCTGGGCTAACTATAAATCAAGACGAGTCCGAGATTCGGATTGATTTGCGGATTCCAGTTCTTGCTGACAAAGATAAATTAGTACGAGAACTAAGTCAAATTGCTGAAAAATATCAATTACGTTATGAAGAATTTGACTATCTTGCACCGTTATATGTGCCACTTGATAGTGAATTGGTCAGCACCTTAATGGCTGTCTATAAAGAAAAAACCAATGATAATAGCCCTGCTGTGTCTTCTGGCGGTGCTACATTTGCTCGTACTATGTCAAATTGTGTAGCTTTTGGTGCACTTTTCCCTGGTGCTTTGCAAACAGAACATCAAGCGAATGAACGAACTGTGATTGACGATCTATATAAGGCAATGGATATTTATGCTGAAACGATTTATCGGTTGACTGGAAAATAG
- the arcA gene encoding arginine deiminase yields the protein MSTHPIHVFSEIGKLKKVMLHRPGKELENLMPDHLERLLFDDIPFLEDAQKEHDAFADALRKEGIEVLYLEKLTAESLISPEIRNEFIEEYLDEANIRGAQTKVAIRDILHGIEDNLELVEKTMAGFQKAELPEIPVDAKGLTDLVESDYPFAIDPMPNLYFTRDPFATIGNAVSLNHMYSDTRNRETLYGKYIFKHHPVYGGNVELVYNREETTRIEGGDELVLSKDVLAVGISQRTDAASIEKLLVNIFKKNVGFKKVIAFEFANNRKFMHLDTVFTMVDYDKFTIHPEIEGDLRVYSVTYENEKLHIAEEKGDLAELLAKNLGIDKVHLIRCGGGNTVAAAREQWNDGSNTLTIAPGVVVVYDRNVVTNKILEEYGLRLIKIRGSELVRGRGGPRCMSMPFEREEL from the coding sequence ATGTCTACACATCCTATTCATGTTTTCTCAGAAATAGGAAAACTGAAAAAAGTTATGCTACATCGTCCTGGTAAAGAGTTGGAAAACTTGATGCCAGACCATTTGGAACGTCTACTTTTTGACGATATTCCATTCTTGGAAGATGCTCAAAAAGAACACGATGCATTCGCAGACGCTCTACGTAAAGAAGGTATTGAAGTTCTTTACCTCGAAAAATTGACTGCTGAATCATTGATTTCTCCAGAAATTCGTAACGAATTTATTGAAGAATATCTTGATGAAGCAAATATTCGCGGAGCACAAACAAAAGTTGCTATCCGTGATATTCTTCATGGTATAGAAGATAACCTTGAATTGGTTGAAAAGACAATGGCTGGTTTCCAAAAAGCTGAACTGCCAGAAATTCCAGTAGACGCCAAAGGTTTGACGGATTTGGTAGAATCTGACTATCCATTTGCTATTGATCCAATGCCAAACCTTTACTTCACTCGTGACCCATTTGCAACAATTGGGAATGCTGTCTCACTGAATCACATGTATTCAGATACACGTAATCGTGAAACACTTTATGGTAAATACATTTTTAAACACCATCCAGTATATGGTGGTAATGTTGAATTGGTTTATAACCGTGAAGAAACAACTCGTATCGAAGGTGGAGATGAACTAGTTCTTTCTAAAGATGTTCTTGCAGTAGGTATTTCACAACGTACAGACGCAGCATCTATTGAAAAACTCTTGGTCAATATCTTTAAGAAGAATGTTGGCTTTAAGAAAGTGATTGCATTTGAATTTGCTAATAATCGTAAATTCATGCACTTAGATACGGTCTTCACAATGGTTGATTATGATAAATTCACTATTCACCCAGAAATTGAAGGCGATCTTCGCGTTTATTCTGTTACTTATGAAAATGAAAAACTTCATATTGCAGAAGAAAAAGGCGATTTAGCAGAATTGCTTGCTAAGAATCTTGGTATTGATAAAGTTCATTTGATTCGTTGCGGTGGCGGAAATACAGTAGCAGCAGCACGTGAACAATGGAACGACGGTTCAAACACCCTTACAATCGCTCCAGGTGTGGTAGTGGTATATGACCGTAACGTTGTCACAAATAAGATTCTTGAAGAATACGGACTTCGTTTGATTAAGATTCGCGGAAGTGAATTGGTTCGCGGTCGTGGTGGACCTCGTTGTATGTCAATGCCATTTGAACGTGAAGAACTTTAA
- the queA gene encoding tRNA preQ1(34) S-adenosylmethionine ribosyltransferase-isomerase QueA, with translation MNTADFDFHLPEELIAQTPLEKRDASRLLVVNHETGQMEDTHFDAIIDQLHPGDALVMNDTRVLPARLHGEKPETGGHVELLLLKNIAGDDWEVLAKPAKRLKVGAAISFGDGRLTATVLEELEHGGRIVRFHYQGIFLEVLESLGEMPLPPYIHEKLKDRERYQTVYAKENGSAAAPTAGLHFTKELLAQIEAKGVKLVYLTLHVGLGTFRPVSVDNVDEHEMHSEFYTLSEEAANTLRQVKASGHHVVAVGTTSIRTLETIGSKFNGEIKADSGWTNIFIKPGYDWKIVDAFSTNFHLPKSTLVMLVSAFAGRELVLSAYQHAIDEKYRFFSFGDAMFIK, from the coding sequence ATGAATACTGCTGATTTTGACTTTCATTTACCAGAAGAATTGATTGCGCAAACACCTTTAGAAAAGCGAGATGCTTCCCGCCTTTTAGTCGTCAATCACGAAACTGGTCAAATGGAAGATACTCACTTTGATGCCATTATTGATCAATTACATCCTGGAGACGCTTTGGTTATGAATGATACGCGCGTCTTGCCAGCACGCCTTCATGGTGAAAAGCCTGAAACAGGCGGACATGTTGAATTACTACTGTTGAAAAACATCGCAGGAGATGATTGGGAAGTGCTAGCGAAGCCAGCCAAGCGCTTAAAAGTCGGAGCAGCTATATCTTTTGGTGACGGGCGCTTAACAGCAACTGTCTTAGAAGAATTAGAACACGGCGGACGAATTGTACGTTTCCATTACCAAGGGATTTTCTTGGAAGTGCTTGAAAGTCTGGGCGAAATGCCCTTGCCGCCTTATATTCATGAAAAATTAAAAGACCGTGAACGCTATCAGACTGTTTATGCTAAAGAAAATGGCTCAGCGGCTGCTCCTACTGCCGGGCTTCATTTTACCAAAGAGCTGCTGGCTCAGATTGAAGCTAAAGGTGTAAAATTAGTCTATCTGACGCTTCATGTTGGTCTAGGAACCTTCCGTCCTGTCTCTGTAGACAATGTAGACGAACACGAGATGCATTCAGAATTCTATACATTGTCTGAAGAAGCAGCTAACACGCTTCGACAAGTCAAAGCTAGTGGACATCATGTCGTTGCAGTTGGAACAACTTCTATCCGTACACTGGAAACAATTGGTTCAAAGTTTAACGGGGAAATCAAAGCTGACTCTGGTTGGACCAACATCTTTATTAAACCTGGCTACGATTGGAAAATCGTAGATGCTTTTTCTACCAATTTCCACCTTCCAAAGTCCACTCTCGTCATGCTCGTTTCAGCCTTTGCAGGTCGAGAATTAGTGCTCTCTGCTTATCAGCATGCCATTGATGAAAAATACCGCTTTTTCAGCTTTGGAGATGCTATGTTTATAAAATAA
- a CDS encoding DUF1958 domain-containing protein produces the protein MKKLLTIVCFFVLCVGTITIHADELVDMAQKMYPDEKVNPINRPKSSLIVDANTGNILWQDNIDEVRDPASMSKLMTLYLVFEAIQQGKLSENTVIKATPRDQAIANIYEISNNKIVAGVDYTVSELITMTAVPSSNATTVMLANYLSNSDPDTFLDMMNAKAKELGMTNTKWFNASGAAAVSFKGLYTPQRYDNNAANQTTARDLAILSYNFVKNYPNILNYTNKSVVTVKKGTPYEETFETYNYSLPGARYAIKGVDGLKTGSSPRGAFNYIATIKRGKQRLISVIMGVGNWSDQDGEYYRHPFGNALIEKAYADYEYKKIFKAGEQTINGKRYNLSKDFYATVKKGASAKPVVENGVLKNDNGLKQLSSLIADGESVTDVKKRATSTVQSTIAKSNGKSLKQLFLDYYIFIAVPIVIFLLIIVFEIMRRKQKRMNRSSHSNTQFSRRNKR, from the coding sequence GTGAAAAAGTTGTTAACTATTGTTTGTTTTTTTGTGTTGTGTGTGGGAACAATCACTATTCATGCGGACGAGTTAGTTGATATGGCGCAAAAAATGTATCCAGACGAAAAGGTCAATCCAATCAATCGTCCGAAATCATCCTTGATAGTAGATGCTAATACGGGAAATATTCTTTGGCAAGATAATATCGATGAAGTTCGTGACCCAGCTAGCATGAGCAAATTGATGACTTTGTATTTAGTTTTTGAAGCGATTCAGCAAGGAAAGTTGAGTGAAAATACAGTTATCAAAGCGACACCACGTGATCAGGCTATTGCAAATATTTACGAGATTTCCAACAATAAAATAGTAGCCGGTGTAGATTATACTGTTTCTGAATTGATTACCATGACAGCAGTTCCTTCATCAAATGCAACGACAGTTATGTTGGCGAATTATCTATCAAACAGTGATCCAGATACATTTTTGGACATGATGAATGCCAAAGCAAAAGAGTTGGGCATGACCAATACAAAATGGTTTAATGCCAGTGGAGCTGCAGCGGTTTCTTTTAAAGGCTTATACACGCCACAACGTTATGATAATAATGCTGCCAATCAGACAACAGCACGTGATTTAGCTATTTTAAGCTACAATTTTGTCAAAAATTATCCAAATATTTTAAACTACACAAATAAATCAGTTGTAACGGTGAAAAAGGGAACGCCGTATGAAGAAACTTTTGAAACTTATAATTACTCACTTCCTGGTGCAAGATATGCTATAAAGGGGGTTGATGGCTTAAAGACAGGATCAAGTCCACGAGGAGCTTTTAACTACATTGCAACGATTAAGCGTGGAAAACAACGCTTGATTAGTGTTATCATGGGAGTTGGGAATTGGTCTGACCAAGATGGAGAATATTACCGCCATCCATTTGGCAATGCCTTGATTGAGAAAGCTTATGCTGATTATGAGTACAAAAAAATTTTCAAGGCTGGAGAACAAACAATCAATGGAAAAAGATATAACCTGTCAAAAGATTTCTATGCAACTGTGAAAAAAGGGGCGTCAGCAAAACCAGTTGTGGAAAATGGAGTATTGAAAAATGATAATGGTCTGAAGCAACTTTCTTCGCTCATTGCAGATGGAGAAAGTGTCACAGACGTAAAGAAAAGAGCAACATCAACAGTACAAAGTACTATAGCAAAGTCTAACGGAAAAAGTTTGAAGCAACTCTTTTTAGATTATTATATTTTTATTGCAGTTCCCATAGTGATTTTTTTGTTGATTATTGTTTTTGAAATCATGAGACGAAAGCAAAAAAGAATGAATCGCTCTTCTCATAGCAATACTCAGTTTTCTCGTCGTAACAAACGTTAA
- a CDS encoding glucosamine-6-phosphate deaminase, producing the protein MRIIQVENQVDGGRVAFELLKEKLAEGAKTLGLATGSSPLSFYEQIVESDLDLSGLTSVNLDEYIGLSGENPQSYRYFMQEHLFNQKPFKESFLPNGVAEDAEAEVKRYNQILVEHPVDLQILGIGTNGHIGFNEPGTSFDSTVHVVDLEQSTIEANARFFDKIEDVPTQAYSMGIRNILDAKSIILFAYGASKAKAIAGTVEGPFTEELPGSVLQKHEDVVIIADKEALSILKK; encoded by the coding sequence ATGAGAATTATTCAAGTGGAAAATCAAGTAGACGGCGGTAGAGTAGCCTTTGAATTATTAAAAGAAAAATTAGCTGAAGGAGCTAAAACGTTAGGCTTAGCGACAGGGAGTAGTCCTTTGAGTTTTTACGAGCAAATTGTTGAAAGTGACCTTGATTTGTCAGGCTTAACCAGTGTGAATCTAGACGAGTACATAGGATTAAGTGGGGAAAATCCTCAGTCTTATCGTTATTTTATGCAAGAACATTTATTTAATCAAAAGCCTTTTAAAGAAAGCTTTTTACCAAATGGTGTTGCTGAAGATGCGGAAGCAGAAGTGAAACGCTACAACCAAATTTTGGTAGAACATCCTGTTGATTTGCAAATTTTGGGAATTGGTACAAATGGTCATATTGGGTTTAATGAACCAGGGACGAGCTTTGATAGCACGGTTCATGTAGTGGATTTGGAGCAATCAACTATTGAAGCGAATGCTCGTTTCTTTGATAAAATAGAAGATGTACCGACGCAAGCTTACTCAATGGGGATTCGGAATATTCTCGATGCAAAATCTATTATTTTATTTGCTTATGGTGCTTCAAAAGCTAAAGCGATTGCAGGAACAGTAGAAGGACCGTTTACAGAAGAACTACCAGGAAGCGTCCTTCAAAAACATGAAGATGTTGTCATTATCGCAGATAAAGAAGCTTTAAGCATTTTGAAAAAATAA